The following are encoded in a window of Bos indicus isolate NIAB-ARS_2022 breed Sahiwal x Tharparkar chromosome 7, NIAB-ARS_B.indTharparkar_mat_pri_1.0, whole genome shotgun sequence genomic DNA:
- the R3HDM4 gene encoding R3H domain-containing protein 4 isoform X1, with product MVVLENPEAGPEEAAAAARVVPGGRRTLNPRGPPWLLVPFLLLHGRPSGLGRPLPGCLPALASSQVKRLSASRRKQHFINQAVRNSDLVPKAKGRKSLQRLENTQYLLTLLETDGATPGPEDGDLAPPAAPGIFAEACSNETYVEIWNDFMNRSGEEQERVLRYLEDEGKSKARRRGPTRGEDRRREDPAYTPRECFQRISRRLRAVLKRSRIPMETLETWEERLLRFFSVSPQAVYTAMLDNSFERLLLHAICQYMDLISASADLEGKRQMKVSNRHLDFLPPGLLLSAYLEQRS from the exons ATGGTCGTTCTGGAGAACCCTGAGGCCGGTCCCGAGGAagcagcggcggcggcgaggGTCGTCCCGGGCGGGCGGCGGACGCT AAATCCCCGCGGTCCACCCTGGTTGCTTGTTCCGTTTCTGCTCCTTCATGGGCGTCCAAGCGGCCTGGGCAG GCCCCTTCCGGGCTGCCTGCCCGCTCTAGCCAGCTCCCAGGTGAAGAGGCTGTCGGCCTCCCGGCGGAAGCAGCACTTCATCAACCAGGCTGTGCGGAACTCAGACCTCGTGCCCAAGGCCAAGGGGCGGAAGAGCCTCCAGCGCCTGGAGAACA CACAGTACCTCCTGACCCTGCTGGAGACAGATGGAGCAACACCTGGCCCAGAGGATGGGGACCTGGCACCCCCCGCGGCACCTGGCATCTTTGCAGAAGCCTGCAGCAATGAGACCTATGTGGAG ATCTGGAACGACTTCATGAACCGCTCAGGGGAGGAGCAGGAGCGTGTTCTCCGCTACCTGGAGGATGAGGGCAAGAGCAAGGCGCGGAGGAGGGGGCCTACCCGCGGGGAAGACCGGCGGAGAG AGGACCCGGCCTATACGCCCCGGGAGTGCTTCCAGCGCATCAGCAGGCGTCTGCGAGCTGTCCTCAAGCGGAGCCGTATTCCCATG GAAACACTGGAGACCTGGGAGGAGCGGCTGCTGAGGTTTTTCTCTGTGTCCCCCCAGGCCGTGTACACGGCCATGCTGGACAACAG CTTTGAGAGGCTCCTGCTTCACGCCATCTGCCAGTACATGGATCTCATCTCAGCCA GCGCCGACCTGGAGGGCAAGCGGCAGATGAAGGTCAGCAATCGCCACCTGGATTTCCTGCCGCCAGGGCTGCTCCTGTCCGCCTACCTGGAGCAGCGCAGCTGA
- the R3HDM4 gene encoding R3H domain-containing protein 4 isoform X2, with protein sequence MVVLENPEAGPEEAAAAARVVPGGRRTLPLPGCLPALASSQVKRLSASRRKQHFINQAVRNSDLVPKAKGRKSLQRLENTQYLLTLLETDGATPGPEDGDLAPPAAPGIFAEACSNETYVEIWNDFMNRSGEEQERVLRYLEDEGKSKARRRGPTRGEDRRREDPAYTPRECFQRISRRLRAVLKRSRIPMETLETWEERLLRFFSVSPQAVYTAMLDNSFERLLLHAICQYMDLISASADLEGKRQMKVSNRHLDFLPPGLLLSAYLEQRS encoded by the exons ATGGTCGTTCTGGAGAACCCTGAGGCCGGTCCCGAGGAagcagcggcggcggcgaggGTCGTCCCGGGCGGGCGGCGGACGCT GCCCCTTCCGGGCTGCCTGCCCGCTCTAGCCAGCTCCCAGGTGAAGAGGCTGTCGGCCTCCCGGCGGAAGCAGCACTTCATCAACCAGGCTGTGCGGAACTCAGACCTCGTGCCCAAGGCCAAGGGGCGGAAGAGCCTCCAGCGCCTGGAGAACA CACAGTACCTCCTGACCCTGCTGGAGACAGATGGAGCAACACCTGGCCCAGAGGATGGGGACCTGGCACCCCCCGCGGCACCTGGCATCTTTGCAGAAGCCTGCAGCAATGAGACCTATGTGGAG ATCTGGAACGACTTCATGAACCGCTCAGGGGAGGAGCAGGAGCGTGTTCTCCGCTACCTGGAGGATGAGGGCAAGAGCAAGGCGCGGAGGAGGGGGCCTACCCGCGGGGAAGACCGGCGGAGAG AGGACCCGGCCTATACGCCCCGGGAGTGCTTCCAGCGCATCAGCAGGCGTCTGCGAGCTGTCCTCAAGCGGAGCCGTATTCCCATG GAAACACTGGAGACCTGGGAGGAGCGGCTGCTGAGGTTTTTCTCTGTGTCCCCCCAGGCCGTGTACACGGCCATGCTGGACAACAG CTTTGAGAGGCTCCTGCTTCACGCCATCTGCCAGTACATGGATCTCATCTCAGCCA GCGCCGACCTGGAGGGCAAGCGGCAGATGAAGGTCAGCAATCGCCACCTGGATTTCCTGCCGCCAGGGCTGCTCCTGTCCGCCTACCTGGAGCAGCGCAGCTGA
- the KISS1R gene encoding kiSS-1 receptor: MRGINAQWLQLRIPGKLRPRLCSASPEGDPESHGSDRRVKSRRVVRTKRVAMQPLSASGPNASWWAPANTTVCPGCGANTSDGAIPAPWPVDAWLVPLFFGALMLLGLTGNSLVIFVICRHKQMRTVTNFYIANLAVTDLTFLLCCVPFTALLYPLPAWVLGDFMCKFLNYIQQVSVQATCATLTAMSVDRWYVTVFPLRALHQRTPRLALAVSLGIWVGSAVVSAPVFALHRLSSGPRTYCSEAFPSRALERAFALYNLLALYLLPLVATCACYGAMLRHLGRAAVRPAPAGGALEGQLMAERAGAVRAKVSRLVAAVVLLFAACWGPIQLFLLLQALGPAGAWHPRSYTAYALKIWAHCMSYCNSALNPLLYAFLGSHFRQAFRRVCPCAPRPLPRPWRPGPSDTAAVHQTQLRRLGHARPPEVRQR; encoded by the exons ATGCGGGGTATAAACGCGCAGTGGCTGCAGCTGAGGATTCCAGGAAAGCTGCGACCCAGACTTTGTAGCGCATCCCCGGAGGGCGATCCGGAAAGTCACGGCAGCGATCGCAGGGTGAAATCCCGGAGGGTGGTCAGGACGAAGAGGGTGGCAATGCAGCCCTTGTCCGCGTCTGGGCCTAACGCGTCCTGGTGGGCGCCGGCCAACACAACGGTCTGCCCGGGCTGTGGCGCCAACACCTCGGACGGCGCGATCCCTGCGCCTTGGCCCGTGGACGCCTGGTTGGTGCCGCTTTTCTTCGGCGCGCTGATGCTGCTCGGCCTGACAGGGAACTCACTGGTCATCTTCGTCATCTGCCGCCACAAGCAGATGCGGACGGTGACCAACTTCTACATCG CCAACCTGGCGGTCACGGACTTAACGTTCCTGCTGTGCTGCGTGCCCTTCACCGCTCTGCTCTACCCGCTGCCCGCCTGGGTTCTGGGCGACTTCATGTGCAAGTTTCTCAACTACATCCAGCAG GTCTCGGTGCAGGCCACGTGCGCCACCCTGACCGCCATGAGCGTGGACCGCTGGTACGTAACAGTGTTCCCGCTGCGCGCCCTGCACCAACGCACGCCCCGCCTGGCGCTGGCAGTCAGCCTCGGCATCTGGGTGG GCTCGGCTGTCGTGTCGGCGCCGGTGTTCGCCCTACATCGCCTGTCGTCCGGACCGCGCACCTACTGCAGCGAGGCCTTCCCCAGCCGCGCCCTTGAGCGAGCCTTTGCGCTCTACAACCTGCTGGCGCTCTACCTGCTGCCGCTGGTCGCCACCTGTGCCTGCTACGGGGCCATGCTGCGCCACTTGGGCCGAGCCGCCGTGCGCCCAGCGCCCGCCGGCGGCGCCCTGGAG gGGCAGCTGATGGCGGAGCGGGCGGGTGCCGTGCGGGCCAAGGTCTCGAGGCTGGTGGCGGCCGTGGTCCTGCTCTTCGCTGCCTGCTGGGGCCCCATCCAGCTGTTCCTGCTGCTGCAGGCGCTGGGCCCGGCCGGCGCCTGGCATCCGCGCAGTTACACTGCCTACGCGCTCAAGATCTGGGCACACTGCATGTCCTACTGCAACTCGGCGCTGAACCCACTGCTCTACGCCTTCCTGGGCTCCCACTTCCGCCAGGCCTTCCGCCGCGTCTGCCCCTGCGCTCCCAGGCCGCTCCCGCGACCCTGGCGGCCTGGACCCTCGGACACTGCGGCCGTCCACCAAACCCAGCTGCGACGCCTGGGCCACGCCAGGCCCCCCGAAGTCAGGCAGCGGTAG